A portion of the Moraxella ovis genome contains these proteins:
- a CDS encoding porin family protein, which produces MRFPFCRLVLSVFLFTVHVAHADTQDDRRLQSDIKIPDIAPPIDSGLPISPQPANVMLSVDEQMLLTNPTLLSRAMLSVLVANDVAGTRLLLPIYQKQPSEIIESEMVDWGSAVLAGAESRHGQASKIYQSLHNQYPNNALFAVRLIQSLFANRQYLEAEQLLAEQPDYIVHEMRAYQKALTNLTKPSVYFSGNVIVDKNINNAPNQTDLGGGWTANAAEQAHGVAINAGMEKKVLLKGGMTLEPSITMSGKLFRDAKHYNETQLRLGVNTVKNHTGGSLSVSPFVETSWYAGGKKGVNELKHFSDTLGVSIGSQRQLGKKSQLATNVEFAKHHHNIRHHLSGHSVSARATFSTRPNWLGESGWVGVGADYRQAKTRDKDDSYTRVGIQGSITKRWHDFGVRGSLNFSQRRYHGPMPIFNQIQTSDEYFTNISVWHNKLSYLGLTPKLTWQYQKNDSNIALYSYDKSRVFLEVSRQF; this is translated from the coding sequence ATGCGTTTTCCATTTTGCCGATTAGTCCTATCTGTTTTCCTGTTTACTGTTCATGTTGCACATGCTGATACGCAAGATGATCGCCGTCTACAATCAGATATTAAAATACCTGACATAGCACCACCTATCGACTCAGGACTGCCAATATCACCGCAGCCCGCCAACGTCATGCTTTCAGTGGATGAACAGATGCTATTGACCAACCCAACCTTACTGTCTCGAGCAATGCTTTCGGTGCTGGTGGCTAATGATGTGGCTGGAACTCGGTTATTATTGCCCATCTACCAAAAACAGCCGAGTGAAATCATTGAATCTGAAATGGTTGACTGGGGCAGTGCCGTGCTGGCAGGTGCGGAAAGCAGACATGGCCAAGCCAGCAAAATCTACCAATCTTTGCATAACCAATACCCCAATAATGCTCTTTTTGCCGTTAGACTGATTCAGAGTTTGTTTGCCAATCGTCAATATCTAGAAGCCGAACAACTGCTTGCAGAGCAACCAGATTATATTGTCCATGAAATGCGTGCCTACCAAAAAGCCTTAACGAATTTAACCAAGCCATCGGTGTATTTTTCTGGCAATGTAATTGTTGATAAAAACATTAACAATGCACCCAATCAGACCGATTTGGGTGGTGGCTGGACGGCAAACGCTGCTGAGCAAGCACATGGCGTCGCCATCAATGCAGGTATGGAAAAGAAAGTTTTACTCAAAGGTGGCATGACGCTAGAACCTTCTATTACGATGAGTGGCAAGCTCTTTCGTGATGCTAAGCATTATAATGAAACGCAGCTTCGCCTAGGGGTCAACACTGTCAAAAACCATACTGGGGGTAGCTTATCTGTTTCGCCTTTTGTGGAGACTTCTTGGTATGCTGGTGGTAAAAAGGGTGTTAATGAATTAAAGCATTTTTCGGACACGCTGGGTGTGAGTATTGGCAGTCAAAGACAGCTTGGTAAAAAAAGCCAGCTTGCTACTAATGTTGAATTTGCCAAACATCATCATAACATCAGACATCATTTATCAGGTCATAGTGTCAGTGCCAGAGCGACCTTTTCTACGCGTCCTAACTGGCTGGGAGAAAGTGGTTGGGTCGGTGTTGGTGCGGATTATCGACAGGCAAAAACCCGGGATAAAGATGACTCCTATACCCGTGTCGGCATACAAGGTTCAATTACCAAGCGGTGGCATGATTTCGGTGTACGTGGCAGTTTGAATTTTTCCCAAAGACGCTATCATGGACCGATGCCGATTTTTAATCAAATCCAAACAAGTGATGAGTATTTTACCAACATCAGTGTTTGGCATAATAAGCTGAGCTACTTAGGGCTAACGCCGAAATTGACTTGGCAATACCAAAAAAATGACAGCAACATCGCACTGTACAGCTACGATAAAAGTCGTGTGTTCTTAGAGGTGAGTCGCCAATTTTAA
- a CDS encoding transferrin-binding protein-like solute binding protein, producing the protein MPKSTKFSLLPLAVAVTSLMLSACGGGSFNNPSTIVIGQSRMIEKSDQSKDVSTDKADDNANADTKNKADSRLTMPVLGSVLAIPKRNLALDKKKRTRLEEHVPLDENNIKTAHANPLPALTKELQERYKDENIHQSDDKYKFVKAGWIFAGLRPYETIITDEDTDQPKRYTKGDGYLYYYGENPTTGLAKGVANYTGHWDFVTDVKRIRESPIKENTGRQAFGGGLAYGMDGGFGDEIGATSFAEQVFGQVSPRQGNHRAVFKADFDAKELTGTLSTKQKAIASSPETYVDRYDIDATIKGNRFVGSAIAKNTKSSFLEPNFFNKNADDRLEGGFYGENAEELAGKFLANDNSVFAVFAGKQDNPEKVEKLEQVFGGAYVELTQDKAVNPAQKSQVLSLVNFGNVDQLQLGDHTITLLPQEAGKTTQQSVKLPTGQTAVITSFGSSDGVLRLGSVSKTAKTIETTAKSKPAENVKVTNKDKVGEPAKPTAEQLEAAKEKLTEKMDGLKAELTILLDSYQKNSQDRATLRKQITEKVLLGYNDESSKKNLAEVLQDMFNRLVDSDEEERKWAADDILDLLVTGDKFNSDNLENLKEFLVQNLVAQSTPSHTQDQITKAKALLKAKLETEKQELKDLLDSFAIENGNFGGDEESGETPQNLTEDDDERVENATDGASEVSGTDVDDLEELKAQVIDKIKNAYTEDKRTEVEKQAKLLIEQLKAEDEETTAKLVELLAKGGKFDGENMANLTAYLPQNNSSSQAGFGLIGIEESLTGLYILGQRTPVSQIANQSQANYQGTWHGRIGHHWQSQAGYGEYDGKAKFEVDFGTKQLTGTLTEKSGIEPAFNLNATIDGNGFSGTATTRANGIYLDKGRQQNQQILTVESNNLTGAFYGENAKHLGGSFSFEQTLNDDETVVGGAVFYGTKTTEDETKQK; encoded by the coding sequence ATGCCTAAGAGTACCAAATTTAGCCTATTGCCTTTGGCGGTGGCTGTGACTTCATTGATGCTATCAGCCTGTGGTGGTGGCAGTTTTAACAACCCAAGTACCATTGTCATCGGTCAGTCTAGGATGATTGAGAAGTCTGACCAATCAAAGGATGTCTCAACCGATAAGGCTGATGACAATGCCAATGCTGATACTAAGAATAAAGCAGACAGTCGCCTAACCATGCCAGTGTTGGGCAGTGTTTTGGCGATTCCAAAGCGTAATCTGGCTCTTGATAAGAAAAAACGGACTCGTCTAGAAGAGCATGTGCCACTTGATGAAAATAACATCAAGACCGCTCATGCCAACCCTTTGCCAGCTTTAACCAAAGAGTTACAAGAGCGCTATAAGGATGAAAATATACATCAGAGCGATGATAAATATAAGTTTGTAAAAGCTGGTTGGATTTTTGCTGGTTTGCGTCCTTATGAGACGATTATAACTGATGAGGATACAGACCAGCCTAAGCGATATACCAAAGGCGATGGCTATCTGTACTATTATGGTGAAAATCCAACCACAGGGCTTGCCAAAGGTGTGGCAAACTATACGGGGCATTGGGATTTCGTGACTGATGTCAAGCGAATAAGAGAGTCTCCCATCAAAGAGAATACAGGTCGCCAAGCGTTCGGTGGTGGTTTAGCCTATGGGATGGACGGCGGCTTTGGTGATGAAATCGGTGCGACCAGCTTTGCCGAGCAAGTCTTTGGTCAGGTAAGTCCAAGACAGGGCAATCATCGTGCGGTCTTTAAAGCTGATTTTGACGCCAAGGAGCTGACTGGCACACTATCTACCAAGCAAAAAGCGATTGCCAGCAGTCCAGAGACCTATGTAGACCGCTATGATATTGATGCGACCATCAAGGGAAATCGATTTGTGGGTTCTGCCATTGCTAAGAATACCAAAAGTAGCTTTCTAGAACCCAACTTCTTTAATAAAAATGCCGATGACCGCCTAGAAGGTGGGTTTTATGGTGAAAACGCTGAGGAATTGGCAGGTAAGTTTCTAGCCAATGACAATTCTGTCTTTGCGGTATTTGCTGGCAAGCAGGACAACCCTGAGAAAGTTGAGAAGCTTGAGCAGGTATTTGGTGGTGCTTATGTCGAGCTGACCCAAGACAAGGCTGTCAACCCTGCACAAAAGTCACAAGTGTTATCGCTGGTGAACTTTGGTAATGTGGATCAGCTGCAGCTTGGTGATCACACCATCACGCTCTTACCTCAAGAAGCAGGAAAAACAACTCAGCAATCTGTTAAACTGCCAACAGGACAAACAGCTGTCATCACCAGTTTTGGTAGCAGTGATGGCGTTCTAAGATTGGGTTCGGTCAGTAAGACTGCCAAGACCATCGAGACGACGGCAAAAAGCAAACCTGCTGAAAATGTTAAAGTGACGAATAAAGACAAAGTTGGCGAGCCTGCCAAACCAACCGCAGAACAACTTGAAGCTGCTAAAGAAAAACTGACTGAAAAAATGGATGGGCTAAAAGCAGAGCTGACTATTCTGCTTGATTCTTACCAAAAAAATAGTCAAGATAGAGCGACCTTAAGAAAGCAAATTACTGAAAAGGTTTTATTAGGCTATAACGATGAGAGTAGTAAGAAAAATTTAGCAGAAGTCCTGCAGGATATGTTTAATCGCTTGGTGGACTCAGATGAGGAAGAAAGAAAATGGGCTGCTGATGATATTCTAGATTTGCTTGTCACAGGCGATAAATTTAACAGTGATAACTTAGAAAATTTAAAAGAGTTCTTGGTTCAAAACCTAGTGGCACAATCAACACCAAGCCACACTCAAGATCAAATTACTAAGGCAAAAGCTCTCTTAAAAGCAAAGCTTGAAACTGAAAAACAAGAGCTAAAAGATCTCCTAGACAGCTTTGCAATAGAAAACGGCAACTTTGGTGGTGATGAAGAGTCTGGCGAAACTCCACAAAATCTTACAGAAGATGACGATGAGCGTGTGGAGAATGCGACAGATGGTGCAAGTGAAGTGTCGGGTACGGATGTTGATGATTTGGAAGAACTAAAAGCACAAGTCATCGATAAAATTAAAAATGCCTACACAGAAGACAAACGCACTGAGGTTGAAAAGCAGGCTAAATTATTAATTGAACAATTAAAAGCTGAAGATGAAGAAACAACTGCCAAATTGGTAGAATTGCTTGCCAAAGGCGGCAAATTCGATGGCGAAAACATGGCAAATCTCACCGCCTATTTGCCACAAAACAACTCTTCATCTCAAGCTGGGTTTGGCTTGATTGGCATTGAAGAGTCTTTGACAGGTCTATACATACTGGGTCAACGCACCCCGGTCAGTCAGATAGCCAATCAAAGTCAAGCTAATTATCAAGGTACTTGGCATGGCAGAATCGGTCATCACTGGCAGTCGCAAGCAGGTTATGGCGAGTACGACGGTAAGGCAAAATTTGAAGTGGATTTTGGTACTAAACAGTTGACTGGCACACTGACTGAAAAATCAGGCATTGAACCTGCCTTTAATCTAAACGCCACAATTGATGGTAATGGCTTTAGTGGTACAGCCACGACTCGTGCCAATGGCATTTATTTGGATAAAGGTCGTCAGCAAAACCAACAAATCCTAACAGTTGAGAGTAACAATCTGACTGGAGCATTCTATGGCGAGAATGCCAAACATTTGGGCGGTTCGTTCAGTTTTGAACAGACTTTAAATGATGATGAGACGGTTGTTGGCGGTGCGGTATTCTATGGCACAAAAACCACAGAAGATGAAACGAAACAGAAGTAA